The region AAATAGCAATTTTTCAACTCTTTAGAGATATTTTTATATCTTTCAAAGGGTTTTTTTATTGCTAATTTATCAAATGATATAACAATTTAAAAATTGAAAGGGGAACTTTTAAAATGAATCAAATTAAATTTGAAGATATTTTGGTAAACACCAAAGTATGTGAAATGATTAGCAGAAAAAAATCTAGGTCTTTAACTAAGAAGATTTACGAAGTTGCAAATGCGAAAAGTGGTCCATTCAAAATGAGACATTTATACTCTGAACTTGAAGGAGAAAAGAAACACTCAATTAGAGCAAGAGTTTATGAAAAACTTGGTATCTTATTTAAAAAAATCGCTAGAGATACATATGTAACTATTACTGAAAAAGGTAATGCTTGTATGGTTATTGAAGGTGATGGACTAGACTTATCTAATATCAAAGATAGCAGTATAGATACTGTATACTTTGACCCTCCTTGGAATGATAATAAATCTAATAAGGGTGGAAATCGTAATTTTGCAACATATGAAACTGTTGATCTTAACATTTCTTTCTGGAAGGAAGTATCAAGAGTAGTTAAAGATAATCATTTTGTTATTGTAAATATGCCTTTTGAAAATGCGAATAACTATAAAATGATTTATAAATGGAAAATACAAGCGGAGGAATGTGGTTTACAGTATTACGCAAAAGTTCCTTGGGTGAAAGGAAACTTTACTGCGAATACAGGAAGAAATTCTAAAAATAAAGAAGAGCTAGTTTTCTTTACTAAAGGTAAAGCAAGAAAACTAAGGATAGACGCTAAAAAAAGTAAACTTACAGGTAAAGAACATTTTATGCGAGGTGCTGCAGGGATGTTACCAACTTGTTTTAATATTCAACCTCCAACCAGAAAGAATAGGATACATCCTTCTGAAAAGCCTGTATCTTTACATGCAGAAGTTTTGAAGTATGTAATGAAGAAAGGCGAAGTAGTACTAGATATGTTCGCAGGAAGTGGCAATTTAGGCATTACTTGTTTAGAAGAAGGATATAACTGTATTCTGATAGAAAAGGCAAAAAAATATGTAGATTTAATGAAAGAAAATCTGCACTTAGAGTCCTTTGCTACTGTTTAACAAATAGAAACAAAAAAATAGTTTATCAAATGTAAAAAAGTAACTTTAAAAATGGAAGGTGTGTTTAACTTGGCTAAGAAGAATGTATATGATTATGTAACAGAAAGAATAATAAAACAATTAGAAGAAGGTACTATACCTTGGCAAAAACCTTGGAAGGGTGGTCTCCCAATTAATTATATTAGTAGAAAACCATATAGAGGTATTAATTTGACGTTATTGCCATATTCAGGAGAATACTTGACTTTTAAACAAGCTAAAAAGCTTGGTGCAACACTTAAAGAAGGAGAAAGCAAGAATTGGCATATGGTAACTTTCTTTAAATTCAATGACTATAAGAAAGAAGTAGTTAATAAAAAAGGAGAAAAGGAAATCAAAATTAAAACCTACCCTATACTAAGATATTATAAGGTATATCATATTGATAGTTTTGATGGACTTGAAAGTAAATTGGATGTATCAGAACATGATCCGATAGAATCTGCTGAAGAAATATTAAACAGATATTCGGAAGTACCTATTTATCATAAGGATAATAGAGCTTATTATCAACCCAAAAATGATGTTATTAATGTACCTAAAAAAGAATTATTTGAAACAATAGAAGAATACTACAGTACTGCTTTTCATGAAATGGTACATAGTACAGGACATGAAGAAAGATTGGATAGATTTACTAACACAGACCAATTTCAATTTGGCTCCGAATCTTATTCATTTGAGGAACTAGTAGCTGAATTAGGTTCATCTATGCTATGTGGAATAGCAGGAATTGAAGATGTAACTATTGATAACTCTGCATCATACATTAAAGGGTGGTTATCTAAGCTAAAAAATGATAAACATCTAATTGTTAAAGCATCATCACAGGCACAAAAAGCTTGTGATTATATACAGAATTTATCTAGTCAACAAAATATAAAAGAAGTTAATGAAAATGTAGCATAGATACAGTTGGTTACTGTTTTACTAATAATAATATGATATGAACGGATAAATATTAGTATTATTAAAGGATATGCTTAAAACAACTCTTATACCTTTAAAGGTATAAGAGTTGTTTTTTTATGCTCTGTATATATTGTTTGCAATATCTAGATTAATTGTTAGTAATATGAAATATATGATATAATATATATAGAGAGAGGTGATATTATGGATAAAGAAAAAATAGATATAATACAAGAAAAATTACAAATTAGTAATATAGATAATATAAAAAAGACTAAGCAATACAATAAAATGAAGAAAATTATGGTTAATGAATTTATATTATTTATACCTATTATTTTTATTTTACTTTTCTATTTTAAAATAGAACCTTTATTAGTAGGTTGGATATTAATAATTAATATTGCAGTATTTAATTTTATAGAATTAAAAGAGAGATACTACTCAGTGGGAAATATGTTGAATAAGAATTTTAGTTATAATAATATACAAAGCAAATTATTATCTACCAATAAAAAAGATATAAATTTAGAAAAGAAAGTTAAACGACTTAAAATAGAAAAGAGTATATTTATAATATTCTATATTTTATTTTCTCTACTTTCTATATCAATATTTATTGCTGCTATAACAAATGAAGTTAATATATATATGATTAGTTTTAGTATATGGTTAATAGCACTGAATGTTTTCCACTATAAAAATGTGAGAAGAAGATTAAAACACTATGAAGTTTTAACTATTTTAAAAAATAAATAAATTATACTTGCAAGAGTTAATACTAAACTGATATAATTAATATATACAACAAATAAATACAAAAAAACCGAGCATATATTTGTATCGGTGGCATTTATCAAATTTAATAATAGGTTAGATTATCTATTATTACACGTTTTAAAAATGAAATAGCAATTTTTCAACTCTTTAGAGATATTTTTATATCTTTCAAAGGGTTTTTTTATTGCTAATTTATCAAATGAGGGAGGGCAGTATGAAAAAGTTTTAAGGGTTTATTAATTGAACGATTTGTTTTTTAAAAAGGAGGATTTGACAAATGGACAAGAAAAAAAGGGATAGTTTAGATGACACTATTGAAAAATTAGAGAGGATCAAGATTTTATATAGTGTTGTAAGAGTACCAATTTATATACTAGTAGTAGTATTATTACTTTCTAGTATATTCACTAATAACAGGCTACATTTATTTATGTTATTAACTATTGTTGGTTTGGATTTTGTGATTAAAAACAGAATCAAAATATTTAAAACCCTTACATACTAATTTACCCTGCTTGGGAGGAAATATTATAAACTCCCAAGTGATGAGTTTATATATTCCTCTATTAGTAGTGGTTAGATTAGAATACACCACCATTCAAAGGGGGAATTTATATGGCTCAAATTATCCAATTATTTGATATTATTTCAAAATGGTTTGTAAGTCATGGAGCTACTATAACAATATGGGGCAGTATTGGTATTTTATTTTTATCAATGATTGCATATATGGCTTGGCATTTTCTTAGTGAAATTTTCAAAGCTTTAGGAAATGTTTCAAAACATTATGGTAGAAAAAGTAGCAATTTTATTTATCGGGTTTTTAAAGTGGATAATCCAGATTATAATGACGATGAAGATAATGGCCAAACCTAGTTTTTCAAATTTAGAAGGAGAATATTGTTTCTCCTTCTATTAATTTTTCAAATGTAAGAATAAAATTTAAAAATGAAAGGTGTGTTTTACATGAAAATCATAGTAAGTCAAAAGGAATTAGCAAAAGGAATAAAATCAGTAGCAAGAGGGGTAAGTGCTAAAACATCTCTACCAATATTACAAGGGATAAAGATTGTTGCTAAGTCAGATTATTTGTTTTTGACAGGAACAAATTTAGATTTAACAATAGAAACTAAAATTTCTTGTGAAATTATTAAAGAAGGTGGTTGTGTTTTAGATGCAAAAATGCTATCAAGTATTATATCAAAATTACCTTCTGATGATATTACTATTTCAGTAGAAGATGGAAATGCTATAATAACAAACTCAACTTCAAAGTTTGAGTTATTAACAGAAAATGTTATGGAATTTCCAGAGCCTAACATAGCAACTGATGGTAATGAAATAGAGATAGAAACTGACATCTTACTGGAATGCATAAGGAAAGTTTTCTCTGCTATTTCTGATGATAATACTAGACCAATTCTTACAGGGGCAAAAGTAGAAATTGAAAATAATACTTTAACTTTTGTTGCATTAGATGGGTATAGACTTGCATATAAATCTGCTATAGTTAATTATGATGGCACTTTAGATGCAGTAATACCTAAAGCAGTACTAAATGAAATCAATAGAATATTAACTACTTCTAAAGATATAGAAGATACTCATGTTACAATATCTAGTAATCTAGCAACTTTCAGATTAGAGAACACAAGAATATCAACTAGACTTTTAGAAGGACAATTTATTGATTATAAACAGTTATTAAAAGATACTGCAAAGACAGTTGTTACTGTTAATGTTAACGAATTAAAAAATTCTATTGAAAGAGCAACAATATTAGGTAAGAACACTGCAAACAATTTAGTTAAATTAAGTTTCGCAGATGGAAAAGTTACTATTAAATCTAATTCTGAGATTGGAAAATCAGTTGAAGAGTTAGAAACTGAAAAATTTGTAGGTGAAGATACAATTATAGCTTTTAATTCTATGTATTTATTAGATGGAATTAAAGGTATAAATTCCAATGAAGTTAAACTATATATAGATTCAAGCGTTCAACCTATGATAATGAGAGAGAGTGAAGATGAAAAATCTTCTATTTACCTAGTATTACCTGTAAGATTAAATAATTAAAAAAAGACTTACTTCTATCTCAATAGAAGTAAGTCTTTTTAACTAATTAACATTATAAAATTCACCAATTTATTATGTATTAATATTATATCTATTGTGTCATAGCTTATATAATGTTATAATTAATGTATACAACAAATAAATACAAAAAAACCGATCATATATTTGGTCGGTGGCATTTATCAAATTTAATAATAGGTTAGATTATCTATTATTACCGTTTTAAAAATGAAATAGCAATTTTTCAACTCTTTAGAGATATTTTTATATCTTTCAAGGAGTTTTTTTATTGCTAAATTTATCAAATGAAAGGTGTGTTTTAAAAATGACAACTATATTAAAGGGAACTAGTAGAAAGAGAAAGGTAAAAGGCAATTTTAGATTCAGAACTTTTATTACTATAAGTGTTTTATTTATAGGATTATTAATAGTTAATAAAGGTACTTTCACATTATTTCAACAGAAAGATTATGAAGAAACTGCTGAAATAATGGCTAATTTTATGGTTGCTGAATATGAAAGACAATCAGAAAATGGAAAAGTAGACATGAATAAAATTGTTTCAATGGCTGAAAAGCTAGATGATACAAATTCTCTTTCTGTAAACTATTCAGATAGCTCATATATGGATAGAGTTACTATAACTTTTTCTCTTGATGGTGGAAAAACTATCAAGTATAAAGATTTAAAACTAAACTAGTTTCTAATTAATAGAGAGAATAAATATTTATTCTCTCTTAGTTTTTCAAATTTAAGGAGGTTTTAAAAATGGCAAAAATATTTGGATGTATACCTTATTCCAATTTTAAAGAAAAGGTACAAATAACAAAAAATATGAATGAAAAGCATAATAATAAAGTTAAGTTTCAATTTGAAGATAATTTTATTTACTATGAGTTTTTCTTAAAAAGTGCTTTAGAAATAATTTAGACACAAATTTATTAGTTTATTAAATGATTAGAGAATTTTTCAAATGTGAGAGGGGATTTTAAAATGACAATAGGAAATATTACTAACAAATTTCATAGGACAAAGTATAATGATGCAAAGTATGGTTTTTATCCAACACCATCTGAGATAGTTGAAAAGGAAATGCAACTAATTTCATTTATAGGGGTATCCAAAGATACACCGATACCTATGTGCGATTTCTCTGGAGGTATAGGAGAACAATTATATACAATGCATAATTACTTATCAGAAAAAGAAGGTTTAACTCCTGTATCTTATTTTAATGAGTTACATAGTGAAAGATACCAACAAGCTAGAATTAATTATAGTGGAGTTGATAATTTCCATATGTGTAGCTCTGATCTATTTAGGCTTAAATGTAGACATAAGAGTGGTAAAAGATATGACTCTAGCGTTATGAGTATTATTAGAAACAATAGTCCATATGGGGAAACTGTCCAATATGGTCAAAAGGTTAGATTAGAAGAAATCTTCTTTGTAGAGAATGATAGATACTTAGTACCTAATGGAATACACATTATTGAATTCCCAACTACAACACTTATTAATAATATTAATCTTTTAAGAAGAATCACTTATAGATATAAAGATATTAATATCTTTAGACTACCAAGACACATTATGAAGAAAAAACATAATGCACAAGTTCAACAAATAGTCTTATTTGGGGTTAAGAAGAAGAAAAACTCTAATGATAAAGAACTAGCACAACAGTTACATGAACAATTAAAGCTAGGGAAGATCAAAGATATTACAGAGATTAATGAGCCGATATATTTCTTATCTGATGAAATAGTTAAGAAGGCTAAAGAGGTAACTGTATATAGAGATGGGACAGTAAACGATATTACACTCACCAATGGTCTTAATAATGAATTAGATAGTCTTTTAAAGAAAGATAAAGACACAGATTTATTAAATAAGAATATACAAGCTGATAAGGAAAGTATTGGGATAATAGAAAAGAAGATAGGTCATAGAGCATTAGACTTAGCTTCTGGAAAATTTAATGATGTGCAAGGAAATGTACTGATCTATGGTTATTCTGGAAAAAGAATAGATACAAAAGTTGAAATGGATGAAGATACTGAAATTACAACTGAAACTGAGGTTATTGTATCTGGAATAGAAATAACTAATAAGAATGGAACAATCCTTAGAAAAGAAAGTTAATGAACAGTTTTTAATAGCTTATCAAATTAAACAAATAGAAATGAAAAAATTAGCTTATCAAATGTTTTATTAATATTGATTAATCAATTTAGGAAATTTCTCAAATGAAAGGTGTGTTTATTACATGAAAATTAAAAGAGTTATAAAGTGCATTGAAGGGTTAGTGGAGAGTGCTAAAGAAATACTTAGTCTAGAAAGCTATAATAGATACGAGAAATATAATCTAAGTATCATGAAAACTTGGCTAGAAGGACTTAGCAAACAAGGTTTCGAGCCTAAAGAAAGGTTTGAAGAATTACACAACACTATTGATGCATTATACAATAGTTCTAATAGTGCTATTTATGTATATGTCAAAGAGTTATATAATCCTGCAAGAGAGTTATTATCACTTCTTGAAGGGAAGGCAGAGGAATTAGAGCCTTATAAATTTCAAGAAATAAATGTAGATCATAATTACTATAAAGCTAAGACAGTACTATATGATGAAGATTCAGAAACAAATACAAAGACTATTAGATATATAATTGCTACATTCCTATCTGAACAACAAATGAAAGCTATGTTGTCTAATCTTCAAAAAGGCATGAAGAGAATTAAAATTGGAGACAATTGGAATGAAGTAGCACAAGCAGTTTCAAATGGATATCGTTGTCTATATCAACGTACCACTAGTGAGAATGTAGGTGATGGAGTCCATGCAATTATCTATAATGAAGATGAGAGAGTTATAAAAGTACACCAAGAAGATAATCCAGTAGATAGAGTGTATCAATTTATCGCAGCTAATTGTAAAACAGGGATTATTCCAAATTGGAAATCTTATTTTTATAACAAACTTACTGATGAAGGTTTACTAAGAGAGTGTAAGGGGTTTGATTATACAGGAAAAGCACCTAGTATTATTGTTTTATCAGAAGAAATTAATACTGAACTGATAATGCAATATAAAGAAGAAGGTCTTAGAAAAGGTTTAATCAAACTTGATGTAGAAGAAAATGTAGAATTAAGTGAAGATGCTACATTTTTTGAACTTGTTAATGATTATGTAATTCCTTATATTAAAGAGGAAAAAGTACATTATCAAGTAGGTGATCCTATTTCACCAATAATTTCTTCACCGATAGACTTTGGTAAAGGTAAGATAGGTAAACTATATCCTAAACAACAAATAACAGCTCAAGGTGGACTAAAGGCTATGAAAGATGGTAAACCTTTTATAATTCTTAGCGGGTCCATGGGTGTAGGAAAAACGTTGATTTCATCGAAGTTAGCCCTAGCACAGATATATGAAATGTATGGTAAATTTAATGGTAGGATAGCATTATTCTGTCAAGGAATTTTAATAAACAAATGGCAAAGAGAATTTTTACAAGCGTGTAAACCATTAAGAATTAAACCTAGATTCATTAGACTAGATAGCTTAGAAAATGTGAAAAAACTTGATAAAGAGCCTAAAGGTTTAGAAGTTTTATTAATATCAAGAGATAAGTCAAAAAGAAGTTATTTAGAGGAAATGGCAACTAATGAAAGGTTTAATAAAAATAGCCTTATGAAAATTACTAATTTCAAAGAAAAAGTAGTTGCTAAACATGAAGATAATAAAGTAGTATTTGTTAATAGCAATGAATTACCGATACATTTAATGAAAATTGCAGGGAGAAGAATAGAAAAGGAAACACAAAAGCCTACTATCCTTTATAAAAAGCAATTAGACAATGAAGGTAATATTATAAGTTATAAGATAGTTACACCTTCTAAAACCCTTAAAAATACTTTTACAACTAATAACTATAAGTCTTATGATTTCGAATTGAACTCTGTTGAGTTTACTAATTTCAATAATCATATTACTGAGAATTTAGAAGTATTGATTGATGAAAGTGAGTATAAAATTCATAGACAAACTTCATTTGATAATGGTCTTGTATGTCCTAGTTGTGGTGGATATATATATCAGAATCCTCAAAACTTATTCCATGAAGAAAAATATACTAAGCACATAAGAAGAAAGAAAAAGGATAAATCATCATCTTTCCTAAAGTGTAATCACTATGTTAAAGCTGATGGAACAACTCTTATGGACTTTGAGATAAAAGGCATTAGAGAAGGTGAAATATCAGTTGCATTTGTGGATGATACTGAAACTATCACATACTTAGATGCTGAAAATAATCCAATAGAGGGTAGTGAGTTATTGGATGTTAAAGCAAACAAATATACAGGAATATATATAATCAATGTTAAAAAGTGTAATCAAAAATTATGGTCAGCTGTTGATAAAAAAGGTTATAGAACAGTAAATACCTTAGCAATGACTAAAAGAAAATTCAAGTCAAAGTTTATAGATTTTGCAATAGTTGATGAATTTCATCAGTTTTCAGCACAAAGTAATCAAGGTTATACTTATGGCTTATTAGCAAATCAGAGCAAGTATATGATTAATTTATCTGGTACTATTAGTTCTGGTACTGCATCAAGTCTATTTTATCTACTTTATAGATTGTATCCTCAAAAAATGAAGAAACTTGGATATGAATATTCAGAAGTAGGTAAGTTCATTGATCATTATGGGAGACGTGAGAAGAAAACAAAAATTAGAACAGAACACCAATACAATAAAAGTGGAAAAGGTTATAAATCGTCACCTTCGGTTAAAGAGAAGGCAGGTATTTCACCACTTTTATATACTAATTTACTTAGTGATGTAATGATAGCAAGAACAATAGAAGATATGCAATTACCAATGCCAAAACTAAAGTATTACAAACATGAAATTGAAATGAGTAGCGAAATCAAAAATGGTTATGATAATCTAAAGCAACAATTAATTGACTTTATGAAAGAGAATAAGCATTTGCCACTTGGAGGAAGTTACTTACACAGTTTACTAAGCTACCCAGATTTACCTCAACAATCTCCTATATATTGGAACAAAACTGATATGCTAGTAGCAACCCCAGAGCATATTGACTTAAAGGATAAAATTTTACCAAAAGAGCAGAAACTTATTGATACAATAAATCGTGAAATAAGTGAAGGTAGAAAGGTACTAGTATATATGGAATATACAGGAGAGAAGGGAATTAGTAAAAGAGTTATTAATATACTTAGAGACCAAGGGATAAAAGCAATTGAAATGAAGTCTAACGGAAAAGGAAAAGTTAAAACTGAAGAAAGAGAAGAATGGATTGAGCAAAAATCTAGAGAAGGATACCAATGTATTCTAACTAATCCAAAACTAGTTGAAGTAGGATTAAATATAATTGACTACCCAAGTATTTACTATTATGAGTGTCCTCTTGGAAATGTTAAACTGCTGAGACAAAGTGAACGTAGAGCGTGGAGAACCAACCAAAAGCAAGAATGTCGCATTTACTACTCTTACTATTCAGAGACATTACAAGAAGATTTACTTAAATTAATAGGGGGTAAGAAGAAAGCATCACTTGCACTTGAAGGAGTATTCTCAGAAGATTTACTCTCAAATATGGGTGATGTTGATGATGGAGGAAGTGAAGCTTTGTTTAAAGTCCTTAAAGGTAAAATAACAATGAAAGAAGATGATTTAGAAGGCTTTGGTTTTTCTGATGAATCTGACCTTGAAAACATTATTAAATCAACTCAAACTATTAACGATAATGCAAATAACTTTAATACAAATATTCATTCTAATGATAGTCGTACACAAATAGATCTGTTTACAATAACAGAAGAAGAATTAACTACTATCAATAAGAAAGAAAAAAAGAAGAAAAATATTGGAGAAGGTCAATTAAGACTTTTTGCAATGTAATCTTCTCTATTGTAGATAACCTTAAAATCGGTTATCTACAATAGTTTTTACATATTATAAAAAAATATTCATTAATTTTAAGGAAGGTGTAAGATGAAAACAATTGCATTAGGTTTTCTTGCTATTAGTATTTTAGTGTTTTTAAGTATGAATATAGAAGTTAAAAATAAAGAATAAAATAATAACTAATTATGAATAATTAATATTTTCTTTATTTTTGTAGAAATATGCTATATAATTTTATTAAGAAAAGCAAATAAAAAAGGAAAAGTTGTCACCGACCAAAGTTCAACTTCTCCCTCTAGGATAATAGCAAAATACTATTTTCTATTTTATATGATTTTATAATATATATATTACCATATAAATATATATATATTCAACTATTTTTAAATATATAATCATTAATTTAGTTATTATCCTACTTGCTTAACAAATGAGTAAAGGGGATTTTTATGTATAAAGAATTAACAATAGATGATGATAGAATTAATGAATATATAGAACATCAACTAAGATTTCTAAAAAAAGTATATACTTTTTTAGATAATAATAACTTTAATGAGAGTTGTTTAGAACTACGACCTATATCTAGATTAAAAAATAAGTACTTTAGGTCATTAAATCTTTGGAGATTTGACGATAAAGCAATAAATAAGTACAGAGATTATATTAAAACAATAAATGGTACTCCTACATGTATATATTACTCTGGTTATTCACTTAATTATGAAAAAGTAGTATTAAAAGAAAATGGAAAAGCATATGAAAAAGGAAAAATAAATAAAGAGAACAGCATGATAACTCAAATTTTACCAATGGATTTTGATGATTTATCTTTAGAAGAATTCGAAAAAGAAATTAGCAGATTGACTAATCTAGGCATTGAAACAATTAATATTTTTTCTGGTAATGGTTTTCAATCTATAGTATTACTTAATAGACCTTCTAATGATAAAGATTTATATAGAAAGTTTACTCACTTATTATTAGATAAAGGCTTTAATGTAGATCCTAAAATTACAGATTGCTCAAGAATTTTGCGTATGCCCTATACCTTCAACTGTAAAGAATATGATTATAAAAAATACAGCATAGAAAATCCAACAGGAAAAGCTACTACAATTTATCAAGATACTGATAAAAGATATAACGTAAAAGATATATTTGAAAAAATAGCTTCATTGCCGAATAGTAATACATATAAAGATGCTTTAGGAACAAATAACAGTCACAATAAGCCAATAGAAATGATAAATAAATCTAATACACCTAGTACAAGTTCTAAGCCTATTAAAACTAAAAATAATGATTTTATAGAATTTAAAAATATAAATGAGATGTACCCTATAATAGATTATTATAGTTTACCAAATGCTATCCAAAATGTATTAATTGAGACACCTAAGAATTACAGAAACTCTGTTTTGTTATTTATAGTACCATTTTTTAGAAATAAAATTGGTTTAGATTTAGATTCTATAGTAGAGATAATGAAAGTTTGGAATTTAAATTGTAAACCTAGTCAAGATGAAAATTTTGTCATAAGTGAAGTAAAAAGAGTATTTAGCTATGGATATAAAGGTGTAGGAAAATGGAGTACTGAATTAGCAACTAAATTTGGTTATATCGAATTTGAAGAATATAAACTTGCTGATCATATTATAATACCAAATGTATTATTCGAAAACTATAATAATTTACATCAAACTGCAATTAAAATATTCTTTATGATGAAATTATTTGAGGACAGGGAAGATATTAAAGAGTGGGATATAGAATTAATAGCTAAAGTATCAAAAGTTAGTGAGTGGACAGTTAGAAGATATATTAAACAATTAATTGATTTTAAATTAGTAGATAAAAAAAGAGGTAATAAAAAGCTTAAGTTGAAAAATAAATATTATATATCAATATTTTGGGACAAAAAGCTAGGTTTTACTACTATCAATCCTTATACAATTCAATCAATGATATACAGTGAATTAGATAAATTAAATGAT is a window of Senegalia massiliensis DNA encoding:
- a CDS encoding DNA-methyltransferase, with protein sequence MISRKKSRSLTKKIYEVANAKSGPFKMRHLYSELEGEKKHSIRARVYEKLGILFKKIARDTYVTITEKGNACMVIEGDGLDLSNIKDSSIDTVYFDPPWNDNKSNKGGNRNFATYETVDLNISFWKEVSRVVKDNHFVIVNMPFENANNYKMIYKWKIQAEECGLQYYAKVPWVKGNFTANTGRNSKNKEELVFFTKGKARKLRIDAKKSKLTGKEHFMRGAAGMLPTCFNIQPPTRKNRIHPSEKPVSLHAEVLKYVMKKGEVVLDMFAGSGNLGITCLEEGYNCILIEKAKKYVDLMKENLHLESFATV
- a CDS encoding ArdC family protein, which produces MAKKNVYDYVTERIIKQLEEGTIPWQKPWKGGLPINYISRKPYRGINLTLLPYSGEYLTFKQAKKLGATLKEGESKNWHMVTFFKFNDYKKEVVNKKGEKEIKIKTYPILRYYKVYHIDSFDGLESKLDVSEHDPIESAEEILNRYSEVPIYHKDNRAYYQPKNDVINVPKKELFETIEEYYSTAFHEMVHSTGHEERLDRFTNTDQFQFGSESYSFEELVAELGSSMLCGIAGIEDVTIDNSASYIKGWLSKLKNDKHLIVKASSQAQKACDYIQNLSSQQNIKEVNENVA
- the dnaN gene encoding DNA polymerase III subunit beta — encoded protein: MKIIVSQKELAKGIKSVARGVSAKTSLPILQGIKIVAKSDYLFLTGTNLDLTIETKISCEIIKEGGCVLDAKMLSSIISKLPSDDITISVEDGNAIITNSTSKFELLTENVMEFPEPNIATDGNEIEIETDILLECIRKVFSAISDDNTRPILTGAKVEIENNTLTFVALDGYRLAYKSAIVNYDGTLDAVIPKAVLNEINRILTTSKDIEDTHVTISSNLATFRLENTRISTRLLEGQFIDYKQLLKDTAKTVVTVNVNELKNSIERATILGKNTANNLVKLSFADGKVTIKSNSEIGKSVEELETEKFVGEDTIIAFNSMYLLDGIKGINSNEVKLYIDSSVQPMIMRESEDEKSSIYLVLPVRLNN
- a CDS encoding helicase-related protein → MKIKRVIKCIEGLVESAKEILSLESYNRYEKYNLSIMKTWLEGLSKQGFEPKERFEELHNTIDALYNSSNSAIYVYVKELYNPARELLSLLEGKAEELEPYKFQEINVDHNYYKAKTVLYDEDSETNTKTIRYIIATFLSEQQMKAMLSNLQKGMKRIKIGDNWNEVAQAVSNGYRCLYQRTTSENVGDGVHAIIYNEDERVIKVHQEDNPVDRVYQFIAANCKTGIIPNWKSYFYNKLTDEGLLRECKGFDYTGKAPSIIVLSEEINTELIMQYKEEGLRKGLIKLDVEENVELSEDATFFELVNDYVIPYIKEEKVHYQVGDPISPIISSPIDFGKGKIGKLYPKQQITAQGGLKAMKDGKPFIILSGSMGVGKTLISSKLALAQIYEMYGKFNGRIALFCQGILINKWQREFLQACKPLRIKPRFIRLDSLENVKKLDKEPKGLEVLLISRDKSKRSYLEEMATNERFNKNSLMKITNFKEKVVAKHEDNKVVFVNSNELPIHLMKIAGRRIEKETQKPTILYKKQLDNEGNIISYKIVTPSKTLKNTFTTNNYKSYDFELNSVEFTNFNNHITENLEVLIDESEYKIHRQTSFDNGLVCPSCGGYIYQNPQNLFHEEKYTKHIRRKKKDKSSSFLKCNHYVKADGTTLMDFEIKGIREGEISVAFVDDTETITYLDAENNPIEGSELLDVKANKYTGIYIINVKKCNQKLWSAVDKKGYRTVNTLAMTKRKFKSKFIDFAIVDEFHQFSAQSNQGYTYGLLANQSKYMINLSGTISSGTASSLFYLLYRLYPQKMKKLGYEYSEVGKFIDHYGRREKKTKIRTEHQYNKSGKGYKSSPSVKEKAGISPLLYTNLLSDVMIARTIEDMQLPMPKLKYYKHEIEMSSEIKNGYDNLKQQLIDFMKENKHLPLGGSYLHSLLSYPDLPQQSPIYWNKTDMLVATPEHIDLKDKILPKEQKLIDTINREISEGRKVLVYMEYTGEKGISKRVINILRDQGIKAIEMKSNGKGKVKTEEREEWIEQKSREGYQCILTNPKLVEVGLNIIDYPSIYYYECPLGNVKLLRQSERRAWRTNQKQECRIYYSYYSETLQEDLLKLIGGKKKASLALEGVFSEDLLSNMGDVDDGGSEALFKVLKGKITMKEDDLEGFGFSDESDLENIIKSTQTINDNANNFNTNIHSNDSRTQIDLFTITEEELTTINKKEKKKKNIGEGQLRLFAM